The Cryptococcus neoformans var. neoformans B-3501A chromosome 4, whole genome shotgun sequence genome has a window encoding:
- a CDS encoding hypothetical protein (HMMPfam hit to Proteasome, Proteasome A-type and B-type, score: 252.8, E(): 6e-73): MSRSYDRALTVFSPDGHLFQVEYALEAVRRGTCAVGVRGKSCVVLGVEKKSTLQLQDPRTVRKVAMLDDHVCVAFAGLTADGRILIDKARIECQSHRLTVEDPVSIEYITKHIAGIQQRYTQSGGVRPFGISALIVGFDPHDTIPRLYSTEPSGIYSAWKACSIGRASKTVREFLEKNYVEDLEREQAIKLTVKSLLEVVQTGAKNIEITVMESYGVVKALEQSDIEKIVAEIDAEKEAEAERKRQRLAATQAGQASMAMGSSVPSGTETPAGRPQEHASAPGGDSGVQ, encoded by the exons ATGTCTCGCTCTTACGACCGAG CTCTTACTGTCTTTTCTCCTGACGGACAT CTTTTCCAAGTAGAATACGCTCTTGAAGCCGTGCGACGAGGAACATGCGCC GTTGGTGTCCGTGGTAAATCATGTGTGGTCCTCggtgtggagaagaaatcAACTCTTCAACTTCAAGATCCTCGAACGGTCCGAAAGGTTGCCATGCTGGATGATCATGTTTGCGTGGCTTTTGCTG GTCTTACTGCGGATGGTCGTATCTTGATTGACAAGGCGAGAATTGAGTGTCAATCACACCGACTGACTGTAGAGGACCCCGTCAGCATTGAATACATCACCAAGCACATCGCTGGTATTCAACAG CGATACACTCAATCAGGTGGTGTCCGACCATTCGGTATATCCGCTTTGATTGTCGGGTTTGACCCACATGACACTATTCCCCGACTGTACTCTACCGAACCAAGCGGTATCTACTCTGCCTGGAAAGCTTGTTCTATCGGAAGAGCATCCAAGACTGTCAGGGAATTCTTAGAGAAGAACTATGTGGAAGACCTTGAGAGAGAACAGGCAATTAAATTAACAGTGAAGAGTCTGTTAGAAGTTGTGCAAACTGGTGCGAAGAACATTGAGATTACTGTGATGGAGTCATATGGTGTTGTTAAA GCCCTTGAGCAATCTGATATCGAAAAAATTGTCGCTGAGATTGACgctgagaaggaagctgaGGCCGAACGTAAACGTCAACGTCTGGCTGCCACACAAGCAGGGCAAGCATCTATGGCCATGGGTTCTTCCGTGCCTTCTGGTACAGAGACACCGGCCGGCCGCCCTCAAGAACATGCTTCAGCCCCTGGGGGTGACAGTGGGGTGCAATAG
- a CDS encoding hypothetical protein (HMMPfam hit to Prenyltrans, Prenyltransferase and squalene oxidase repeat, score: 225.0, E(): 1.4e-64), which translates to MSLAATSQPLNKSLHIKYIQDLDKKKDLAYYITSHLRLNGIYWGLTALYMLGQPEALDREGVIEYVLSCWDDETGTFGPHPGHDGHILATLSGIQVLLMEDALDRADIERIISFLLKLVNPDGSVSGDKWGESDTRFSYILLSCLSLLGRLSSLTDEQIEGITENIRKCMNFDGGFGLSPGTESHSGQVWVCTAALTILDRLDLVDRDLLGAWLSERQLPNGGLNGRPEKLEDVCYSWWCLASLSIIGKIHWVNADKLINFILSAQDLDDGGIGDRPGDWVDVFHTIFGVAGLSLLGYPDLRDIDPVYCMPADLISRLGLRRPYSVLPRRSAQ; encoded by the exons ATGTCCCTAGCCGCCACCTCGCAGCCTCTTAATAAGTCCTTGCATATCAAGTATATCCAAGATCTTGACAAG AAAAAGGACTTGGCCTACTATATAACCTCTCATCTTCGGCTCAACGGGATCTACTGGGGACTCACTGCCTTATATATGCTAGGGCAGCCAGAAGCGCTTGACCGGGAAGGTGTCATTGAGTATGTGCTGTCCTGCTGGGACGATGAGACTG GTACCTTTGGACCGCATCCTGGTCACGATGGTCACATCTTGGCCACGCTTTCGGGAATCCAGGTTTTGCTCATGGAAGACGCTCTTGATCGGGCGGATATTGAGCGTATCATTTCTT TCCTTCTCAAACTTGTTAATCCCGACGGCTCCGTATCTGGCGACAAATGGGGAGAGTCAGACACTCGTTTTTCTTATATTCTGCTCTCCtgcctttccctcctcgGTCGTCTTTCAAGCCTTACAGACGAACAAATAGAAGGCATCACCGAAAATATTCGAAAGTGCATGAACTTCGATGGAGGATTCGGCCTTAGTCCGGGCACAGAGAGCCATTCAGGACAAGTTTGGGTCTGCACAGCAGCACTAACCATCCTGGATCGACTGGACCTCGTGGACCGAGATTTGTTAGGAGCGTGGTTGTCGGAAAGACAGCTACCTAATGGAGGTCTTAACGGAAGGCCAGAGAAGCTCGAGGAC GTATGTTATTCTTGGTGGTGTCTCGCCTCATTATCCATAATCGGCAAAATCCACTGGGTCAACGCGGATAAATTAATTAACTTCATATTGAGCGCCCAG GATCTTGATGACGGAGGCATAGGAGACAGGCCGGGGGATTGGGTCGACGTCTTCCATACCATCTTTGGAGTTGCCGGCCTCTCTCTCCTGGGCTACCCAGATCTACGAGATATTGACCCTGTCTACTGCATGCCTGCAGACTTGATAAGTCGTCTTGGTTTGCGTAGACCCTACTCAGTCTTGCCTCGTCGATCTGCACAATAG